In Corallococcus caeni, the genomic stretch GCCCGCGCCAGCGGCGCTGGGTGTCGAGCAACTCCTCGTCGAGCCAATCGATGGCATCCACCAGTACACGGTCCGCAAGTACGCAGGCCGTGTCCCGGTCCGCACGGGCCTCGCAGACCACGCCAAAGTCGTACGCGGGCTCACTCATGCGGCGCGGACGCGGGCACCTTGCCAATCCAGCTCTCGCCCACGGTGCTCCAGAATTCTCCAGGGCTCATCAGGTCCTTCCACTTTTCGAACTCGGGATGCGCCGTGAGTTTCTCGCAGCGAGCGAACCCGTTCTCGGCCAGGAAGGTCATCCGGATCTCCTCTGGCTTCAGGTAGTTCAGAATGAAGGGAGAGTGGCTGGTCGCCACGATCTGAAGTTCGGGATCGTTCTTCTGGATGGCGCGCAGAACATCAATGAGCTTCCCCTGAGCTACGGGATGGAGCGCCAGCTCGATATCATCAAGAAGAAGAAGCTTAGGTCGCTGGGGGCCGAGTAGCACGGTAAGAAGGCCCAGCGCCATCAGGGTGCCCTCCCCTACAGAGTCCGCTGGCACTCCCTTCGCCCCTTGCATGTCCAGCACAACTCGATTTCCCCAGAGCGTCCGTTTCTCGGACACATGAGTCGTCTGATCATCGAGAGCAATCGTTCGCATATTGCTCTGCTCGACTGCCGCACGCTCGACACGAATCTTCCGTACGGACGGCACGACCTGCTTCAGCGCGGATTCAATCTCTCCGAATAGATCCTCGTGACTCAACTTGAGGAATGCAATCGTGGAAGCCAATCCCGAGCCGTCACTCGCTACCGTGGGCACCTGCTCCTCGCTATACGAGGCATCCGCCAGCTTTCTTGATTCGAGCCTCAACAAACTCGCATCAAGCAGCCACTGATACAATGCCCTATTGGCTCTCAAGATT encodes the following:
- a CDS encoding AAA family ATPase, with translation MIEKVQFRNFKAYRSLDLELEPFTVLVGPNASGKTTLLDGLRMLAMLERHQTHTIPAQYRSFGTSQSASLVFQGHLEGISAEVILSSGAQNLSNNIYAEVDQETRQKILRANRALYQWLLDASLLRLESRKLADASYSEEQVPTVASDGSGLASTIAFLKLSHEDLFGEIESALKQVVPSVRKIRVERAAVEQSNMRTIALDDQTTHVSEKRTLWGNRVVLDMQGAKGVPADSVGEGTLMALGLLTVLLGPQRPKLLLLDDIELALHPVAQGKLIDVLRAIQKNDPELQIVATSHSPFILNYLKPEEIRMTFLAENGFARCEKLTAHPEFEKWKDLMSPGEFWSTVGESWIGKVPASAPHE